GTACTGAGTTGAAGAGGAGGACAAATGAATACTGCAATATCACTGATACCGGCATCCGCGCCCGATGCGCCACCTGCCTTAACGCCGTATGCACAGCGCACTATCAGAAGGGCCGTGAATCTGCTGGATAAACACCTGCGCCAGCCCGGCGTGATTTTTACTTCCGCAGCATCCGTTCGCGACTGGCTGCGTCTGCAACTTTCGCCGCTGGAGCGGGAGGTATTTATGGTGCTGTTTCTGAATAATCAACACCAGTTACTGGCGCATGAGACGCTGTTCACCGGTGGTGTCCGCCATACGGAAGTCCATCCACGAGAAGTCCTGTGCGCCGCCATGCGCCATAACGCTGCGGCAGTGGTGCTGGCTCATAATCACCCGTCCGGGGATGCCGAACCCAGTCAGGCCGATCGGCTAATTACCACACGGCTGGTAAACACGCTGGCGCTGGTCGATATCCGTGTTCTCGACCATTTCGTTGTCGGCCACCGGGATATCCTGTCCTTTGCCGAACGGGGCTGGCTGTGAAAATCATCAGCAAGCGCCAGGCGATGACGCTTTACCGGCAGACACCCGGCTCACGACTGGCCTCTTACTGCACCGGTCATTACCGCTGGACCGGCAGTGTTTGCCATTACGCAGGTCGTTACGTACCCGATATCAGCGGCGTGCTGGCTGTATTTGCCGAACGCCGTCAGGAGCGGCATGGCCCGTATGTACTCCTGCGCTGCGTGACCCTGAATTAATCATATTTAAGGAAAATCCAAAATGGACACAAATGAAACACAATCCACGCCAGTATGGGGACTACGGAACGATGTCTTCCCGTCATTTGGCGCCCGGTTAGTTCAGGAAGGTAATCACCTGCACTATCTGGCTGACCGGGCGGGTATTTACGGTGAATTTACCCCGGCGCAACTAAAGACTCTGAATATCGTATTTCCAATGTTTATTAAACGCATGGAGGTCGCTTTACGCACTGGCGCACTCAATCCGCGCGAAGCCAGACGCTTTACGACTGCACTCCGGGGCATAATCTGCGAAGCCGACACTCGCGGATCGTTCGGTTACGTTTATCTTTCGCTTTACCCAACCGTCGTTAAAAACTGACCGGCATCCCCCCTCAATATCTTTTTACTAACGGAATTTCATTATGCAAACCCAATACAACCACCCACACCGGGCGACCCCGTCACAGCCGTCGCCTGTCGAAATCTGGCAAAAACTGCTGACCCATTTACTGGCTAAACATTATGGGCTCGAACTCAGTGACACGCCGTTTAGCGTAGAGAAGGTGATTCAGGAACACATTGACGCCGGTATCACGCTGGCTAATGCCGTGAACTTTATTGTAGAGAAATACGAGCTGGTTCGTATCGATCGCAAGGGATTTAGCTGGCAGGAACAATCACCCTATCTTCGGGCTGTAGACATTCTGCGGGCGCGACAGGCTACGGGTCTGTTGCGACGTCAACGCTATCTCGCGGCACACTGAATCTTGCGAGCAGCCTTCCCGTATTACATTCCCGATCTTTCTTCCCTGTTAACTCCCTGCATAATGCGCCTGCCATTCCCGGCAGGCGTGTTTGCTTTTATACGGACGAAAAATTATGCAAACAGAAGCTGAAGTGTTAACTAACCATAACGAACTTATCTGCTCGACAAATATTGAACGGATCGTCACCGGGCGGAATGCTGCGCTGCAACAAATTGAAGCCGTCATCCACCAGCTTAATGAGATTTCCCGTCTGGCATCCAGTATTGGCGGCAACACGGCGGAGCACTGGGCGATGTGGCAGGGGCGAGCTTTTGACTGCTGGCTGATGCAACCGGTGGATAAAGCCTTGCCGGTAATCGCCCGCAATATCGATCGCAGCATCTGGCGCGATCTGATGCTGAAATCGGGGATGCTGACTTTGATGGACGCTGAAGCCCGCAGCCAGTGGGCGAAGAACCTGGAGGAGGGGGAGCTCCCAGCTATTAGCGAAGCCAATATCCTGAGTACCTTTGAACAACTCCACCGCAATAAGCAGGAGGTTTTCGAACGTGGGATTATCAATATATTTAAAGGGTTAAGCTGGAACTACAAAACCAATAATCCCTGTTATTTCGGTAAGAAGATTATCGTCAATAATCTGGTGAAGCATGACAGATGGGGCTTCAGTCTGAACTGGGGCTGGCGGCGCGATCAGCTCGCCGATCTGGAGCGGATGCTGTACCTGCTTGACGGGAAGACCATTCCCGATAACCGGCATGATGTCTCCATCCGGTTTATGGACTTCGTGCGTGACAATCCGCATCAGCAGGTTTTCGAAGACGAACTTTTCACTATTCGTTACTTTCAGAAGGGGAGCGGGCACATTACGTTCAAACGGTTGGATCTGGTAGAGAAGATGAATGATATCATTGCTAAACATTATCCAGGAATGCTGACGGTCATGTAGTCCTCAATCCAGTAAGCATGGTGTTCATCCTATTTCTGTTCCCAAAATTTGTTATTATTGCGGCTAATTGGCATTGGATTGCTGAAAGGAGCTGGTTTACATGTCGATCCCTGAACGCCCTAAGATTTATCATATTCTTCATCTTGATCGACTCAGGTCTGTCATTGCCGAAGGATTGTTGTCTGATGCGCTCATCTCGGCTCGTAGTGAAACCGGTACAATGATCGGCATGAGCAGTATTAAACAGCGTCGGCTCCATGAGCTGACGCTAACCAGTTATCCTGACCTGCATGTGGGGCAATGTGTGCCTTTTTATTTTTGCCCGCGCTCGGTAATGCTATACCTGATACATAAGGCTAACCATCCAGAGCTGGCTTATCATGGAGGTCAGGAGCCGATTTTGCATCTTGAGGCTGACCTCTATACTGTCATGGCGTGGGCGGAACAACATCACCAACGCTGGGCATTCACATTGTCTAATGCCGGGTCGCTTTACTTTGAGGATCGCTGCCAACCAGATCAACTCGGAGAGCTGAATTGGCCTGCGATACAAACTCATCAGTGGAGCGGTGGTAATGGTGTTAAAGAGGCGAAACAATCGGAGTTCCTGATTGAGCATAGTTTTCCCTGGCATTTGGTTGAATGCATCGGAGTTCATTCACCTTTGATTTATCAGCAGGTTGCTAACATGCTTCCACCAGATGGACACCGTCCTCCTGTTGAGGTGAAACGAGAATGGTACTACTGATGAGGATTTCAAAATGATTGAATACAGACATGGTGACATTCTCCAGTCAGAGACCGAAGCTATCATCAACACGGTTAATTGTGTTGGGGTTATGGGGCGGGGCATTGCCTTGCAGTTTAAAAATGCTTACCCGGATAACTTCAAAGCTTATGCAGCGGCTTGTAAAGCTGGGCAGGTTATTCCTGGCAAAATGTTTGTGTTTGAGACCGGAAGGCTAACCGGACCTCGCTATATCATCAATTTCCCGACCAAGCGCCACTGGAAAGGGAAAAGCCGCATTGAAGATATCGTAGCGGGCCTGGACGATCTGGTATCAGTTATCAGGCACTATGATATTCACTCAATTGCGATCCCCCCACTGGGCAGTGGCTTAGGGGGGTTGGATTGGCTGGATGTCAAACCCTTGATAGAGTCAGCGGTTCGACCGCTGGAGGGCGTGCAGGTAGAGATTTACGATCCCAAAGGTGCGCCATCATCAGAGCGTATGGCCCATAAAACTGAAGTGCCAAAGATGACACCGGGTCGGGCTGCGTTGGTTGAATTGATGCAGCGTTATCTCAATGGGTTACTCGATCCGTTTATCTCATTGCTTGAATTACATAAATTGATGTATTTCATGCAAGAATCTGGTGAGCCATTACGCCTTAAGTATCAGAAAGCACATTACGGACCCTATGCTGAAAACTTACGACATGTGCTGAATGCAATTGAAGGGCATATGATCTCCGGTTATTCCGATGGCGGTGATATACCTGACAAGCAGCTAATGTTGGTTCCTGGGGCGGCAGAAGAGGCAAAAAGGTATCTTGAACGGCAGGAAGATACCCGGATGCGCTTTCAGAAGGTTTCGGAGTTGGTTGACGGATTTGAGTCACCTTTCGGTCTGGAACTACTGTCAACGGTTCACTGGGCTATGAGACACGAGTCCCTGACCTCGCCCGAGGACGTCACAGAATACATTTATGCCTGGAATGAGAGAAAACGGCAATTTACGCCCCGGCAGATCTCTTTAGCAGTAGATACTTTACATCGTAAAGGCTGGATACCTAACCACGTTGCTCAATGACATACATGGCCTATGGAATATAGGCCATGTATCTATTCTATCGACTACCAAACAGCACCTGGACCACGTTATCTGGCATCGCTGTAGGTGTATTAATCACTTCCTGCTGGATAAAATCACCCCAATTTAGAAATAACTTTCTCAGCTTTTCAGCCTGCTGCCCAACCTGATATGTTCGAATTAACCGATCTTTAGGTACATGGTTAAGCAAGAGCTCGATTAAACGCTCAGGCGCATCCAGATACTCGGCACAGCCGGTAGCAACGCTTCGGCGTAAATCATGAGGGGAAAAGGGATCAATCTCTCCCATATATTTAACTCGTACTCGTTCCAGAGCGCGGGTAAGGGCGTCGCCGGTTATGGGAAATCCCGGTTTGCTGGTGGAGCCAAAGACATATGCCCCTTCAGTAATGAGACGCTGTTCTTTTAGTAAAGAAAGGGCTGATGGGTGCAGCGTAACTACATGGTTTTTACCGTTCTTCGTTGCCGGGATGGTCCAGCGATCGCCATTGATTTGATCCCAACGCATTTCTGCTGCTTCAGAGCGGCGAACCCCAGTGAAAATAATTAGACGTAGTGCATTTGCCACCGATCGAGATAACACGACGCTGGAGGCTAATCCACGGCCACCTGAGACGACAGAGCCGCCACCTATAGTTGCTTCATCCAGCACCTTCCAGAGCATCTGTAGCTCCTCTTGCGGCAGCCAACGCTCGCGAGGTTTACTCATGGATGCACCAAACATTGCCGGTTTGAGCAAGCGGGCAGGGTTATGCTCAATTAGACCTTGTAAACTTGCATGGTCAAGTGTCATGTTGAGGATGATTAATCCCTTACGGACGGCTTCTGCGCTACTTTTTCTGACATTGCTGAGGTGCTCGAAAAGAACCGCGCGGCTGAGATCGTCGACACGTCTGTTACCTAATGCTTTTTCAAGGTGGCGGCGATAAGCGCCTTCATAGTCTGCAAGAGTTCGAGCGCTTATAGGTTTACTTTCTTTTCTGAATGCCAGCCAATTTTTCCATAAGTCGGCAAATATTGGCATTTTCTCGTTCTGCTGTTTCTCGATTTTTTTTGCGTAGCGAGGATCAATTCCCTTTTTTACGAAGTCAGCAGCTTCAGCGTGAGCCTGGCGAGCCTGAGCTAATCCCATTGCGGGATAACTACCCAATGTTAGCTTGATCTGTTTTTGTGCAATCCGGTAGCGATAAATCCAGCTTTTGCTTTCGCTACCGTGGCGAACACGAACATAGAGGCCTCCACCCGCTTTTGATTTAACAGAGACAACGATTTCTTTCTCTTCTTCAGTGGCGGATAGAGATGCTAATTGCCTGTCTTGAGTGATGCTGAGCGCCATATTCAGGTCCTTTTTGGGGTACACTCTCGGGTACACAATTAGCATGATATCAGGAGAAACAGAGAGAAACGATAACAAACAGGTTTTTTATTTATAGTATTGATTTTATTTAATAAAATTGAATTTTAAAGACGGTATAAAACATACTGAAACAGTGGTTTAGTCAGTTCGTAATGCGAAGGTCGTAGGTTCGACTCCTATTATCGGCACCATTCCAACGTCCCCCAATGTGCGTATCTATCTATAATTACTGTGATTTATAACGGCTTTACGGCTTTATCGTCTATGTTTGTCCGTACCATTCGGTACCACGTGTGTACGAACTGACGCCAGGCAGATTCGGAAGACTTGTATGCTTCTTACGCGCATTTTTGTATTGAGGTTCTCCGGCTGGCAACTGCTCTGGTTCAGGTATTTTATCAGATGCCCGGCACGACAGGACGCCGTTGTGGGCCAGTATGTCAGTCAAAGAACGCGCCAGTTGAACTCCAGATCGGGTTCCATATCCGGCGTATTTTGCTGTCTAACCTGACTCGCGCCGGATTAACAATATCACGTCGCTTTCGCCAGTACCGATAACGGCTACGGCGTATTTTCAGCTATATTCCTTCCGGTTCTACTGCTCCGATTTTCTTCCTGCCTGTCACGAATATGTGCTTAGCCTGTTTTT
The Salmonella bongori NCTC 12419 DNA segment above includes these coding regions:
- the radC gene encoding RadC family protein is translated as MNTAISLIPASAPDAPPALTPYAQRTIRRAVNLLDKHLRQPGVIFTSAASVRDWLRLQLSPLEREVFMVLFLNNQHQLLAHETLFTGGVRHTEVHPREVLCAAMRHNAAAVVLAHNHPSGDAEPSQADRLITTRLVNTLALVDIRVLDHFVVGHRDILSFAERGWL
- a CDS encoding DUF987 family protein, which encodes MKIISKRQAMTLYRQTPGSRLASYCTGHYRWTGSVCHYAGRYVPDISGVLAVFAERRQERHGPYVLLRCVTLN
- a CDS encoding type IV toxin-antitoxin system YeeU family antitoxin, translating into MDTNETQSTPVWGLRNDVFPSFGARLVQEGNHLHYLADRAGIYGEFTPAQLKTLNIVFPMFIKRMEVALRTGALNPREARRFTTALRGIICEADTRGSFGYVYLSLYPTVVKN
- a CDS encoding TA system toxin CbtA family protein — its product is MQTQYNHPHRATPSQPSPVEIWQKLLTHLLAKHYGLELSDTPFSVEKVIQEHIDAGITLANAVNFIVEKYELVRIDRKGFSWQEQSPYLRAVDILRARQATGLLRRQRYLAAH
- a CDS encoding DUF4942 domain-containing protein; translated protein: MQTEAEVLTNHNELICSTNIERIVTGRNAALQQIEAVIHQLNEISRLASSIGGNTAEHWAMWQGRAFDCWLMQPVDKALPVIARNIDRSIWRDLMLKSGMLTLMDAEARSQWAKNLEEGELPAISEANILSTFEQLHRNKQEVFERGIINIFKGLSWNYKTNNPCYFGKKIIVNNLVKHDRWGFSLNWGWRRDQLADLERMLYLLDGKTIPDNRHDVSIRFMDFVRDNPHQQVFEDELFTIRYFQKGSGHITFKRLDLVEKMNDIIAKHYPGMLTVM
- the darT gene encoding type II toxin-antitoxin system toxin DNA ADP-ribosyl transferase DarT — translated: MSIPERPKIYHILHLDRLRSVIAEGLLSDALISARSETGTMIGMSSIKQRRLHELTLTSYPDLHVGQCVPFYFCPRSVMLYLIHKANHPELAYHGGQEPILHLEADLYTVMAWAEQHHQRWAFTLSNAGSLYFEDRCQPDQLGELNWPAIQTHQWSGGNGVKEAKQSEFLIEHSFPWHLVECIGVHSPLIYQQVANMLPPDGHRPPVEVKREWYY
- the darG gene encoding type II toxin-antitoxin system antitoxin DNA ADP-ribosyl glycohydrolase DarG, which encodes MIEYRHGDILQSETEAIINTVNCVGVMGRGIALQFKNAYPDNFKAYAAACKAGQVIPGKMFVFETGRLTGPRYIINFPTKRHWKGKSRIEDIVAGLDDLVSVIRHYDIHSIAIPPLGSGLGGLDWLDVKPLIESAVRPLEGVQVEIYDPKGAPSSERMAHKTEVPKMTPGRAALVELMQRYLNGLLDPFISLLELHKLMYFMQESGEPLRLKYQKAHYGPYAENLRHVLNAIEGHMISGYSDGGDIPDKQLMLVPGAAEEAKRYLERQEDTRMRFQKVSELVDGFESPFGLELLSTVHWAMRHESLTSPEDVTEYIYAWNERKRQFTPRQISLAVDTLHRKGWIPNHVAQ
- a CDS encoding tyrosine-type recombinase/integrase, whose amino-acid sequence is MALSITQDRQLASLSATEEEKEIVVSVKSKAGGGLYVRVRHGSESKSWIYRYRIAQKQIKLTLGSYPAMGLAQARQAHAEAADFVKKGIDPRYAKKIEKQQNEKMPIFADLWKNWLAFRKESKPISARTLADYEGAYRRHLEKALGNRRVDDLSRAVLFEHLSNVRKSSAEAVRKGLIILNMTLDHASLQGLIEHNPARLLKPAMFGASMSKPRERWLPQEELQMLWKVLDEATIGGGSVVSGGRGLASSVVLSRSVANALRLIIFTGVRRSEAAEMRWDQINGDRWTIPATKNGKNHVVTLHPSALSLLKEQRLITEGAYVFGSTSKPGFPITGDALTRALERVRVKYMGEIDPFSPHDLRRSVATGCAEYLDAPERLIELLLNHVPKDRLIRTYQVGQQAEKLRKLFLNWGDFIQQEVINTPTAMPDNVVQVLFGSR